The genomic region AGTCGCTACTTTGGATAGGATCTCCGTTCTGCAACGCTTCGACAATGCTCCCGTTGCCTATTTCCGGTATGTCTGGAAAATGGTTTTCCCCACCGACCTCGCCGTTCTCTACCCTTTACAAAACTGGACCGCACTGCAAGTCATCGGCAGCGTCATATTCCTGTTGATGGTGTTGAGCGCGGTCATGTTCAAGGTGCGTCGGTATCCTTATCTGCTCGCGGGTTGGCTCTGGTTTGTAGGTACTCTGATACCGGTCATTGGTTTCGTCCAGGTGGGAATGCAGTCCATGGCAGACCGCTATACCTACATTCCCTTGATTGGATTGTTCATCGTTGTGACATGGGGGATTTGTGAAATGGCAGCCAGCCTGAAACTTCCAAATTCCCTGATCTCTAGCGCAGCTGTTTTGATACTGATTTCCTGTGGAGTTTTGACCGCATCTCAACTTCAAATATGGCAGAATAGCGTAACGTTGTTTAAACACACCCTCGATGTAACCAGGGACAATGTAATAGCCCGCGAAAATTTGGGCTTTGCCTATCATGAACTCAAGCAGTATGACGAGGCCTTCAACGAATTCAGCGCGGCTCTCAAAATAAATCCCAACGAACCTCATGCCCTCCTGGGAATGGGAATGCTCTGCTCCGACAAAGGCGACTATCAAAAGGCAATCGAATATTTCAACGCCGCCCTCAAAAATAAAATCCCACGGTATGCCGTCACGCGCCTTCTTTTGGGCAACGCACTTTTCGATCAGGGAAAGCTTCCTGAAGCAGCCGATCAATATAGGGAAGCATTGCGCGTGGAACCCGATTTGCTGGATGCCAACCATCGATTGGGATTGGTCCTGTTTAAATTAAATCTTACCCGCGAGGCCATCAGTTATTTCAACGCCGAACTGCGTGTGGAATCTGACCTGCCGGACACCCGCTACCTTTTGGGTGAATGTTACAAGAAGCTGGGCAACCTCACCGCCGCCATCGCTCACTATCAGTCCGCCCTCGAAATAACGCCCGACTTCATCCCGGCCCGCCAACAATTGGGGATTCTGCTGGCTCAACAGGGAAATACCTCGGAAGCACAAAGACACTTTCAACGCATTGTGGAACTGCAACCGACCAATGAACTTGCCCATTTTTCCCTTGCAGCCACCTTGGAGTTACAAGGGAAACTCGATGAAGCAGCAGCCCATTTTTCCCAAGCCGTCCGCCTCGCACCCACCGATTATGAGGCTCTTAGAAGACTGGCAGGCATTTTCGTCCGCCAAAGGCAATTCGGCCCTGCCATCCAAAACCTGCGCTATGCTGAAAAACTCCAACCCGACTCTCCCAAGATCTTGGCCAATCTCGCATCGTTGCTTGCCTCCTGCCCCCAACCCGAACTGCGCAACGGTCCTGAAGCCCTTCAATTGGCCCAAAAAGCTTACGAGCTCAGCGACAAAAGCCTGACGTTTCTCTCCATCCTCGACGTGGCCTATGCCCGGATCGGACAATTCGATGATGCCATCAAAACCGCGCAAAAAGTTCAAGAACAAGCAGTCGCAAATAATCAAAGGTCCTTGGCCGATGCCGCCGCGCAACGTCTCGAACTCTATCGCGCCGGCAAAGCCTACGAACAATAATAATCAGACTCCCAGCAACTCCGCTGCCTTGCCTTTGATGTCCCCGTGCTTGACCAGCGACTCGCCCACCAATATCGCTCCCGACCCACACTTCTCCAATCGCTCCACATCCGCGCGCGTATGAATCCCGCTCTCGGCCACTAATAATTTGCTCTGCCCACCCGTCGCACTTCGAAGTTTCGCGGCCAATCTCTCAGTCGTTCCGAGATCCACTTTGAAAATTTTCAAATCTCGATTATTCACGCCCACCACGATTGCACCCGCCGCCAGCGCCCGATCCAATTCAACTTCATCATGTACTTCAACCAACGCCGTCAAACCTGCCTGCGTCGCCAGCTCATGAAAGTGTTTCAACTGCGCATCACTCAAAATCGCCACAATCAATAAAATCGCATCCGCCCCCCATTCAATCGCTTCCAGAATCTGCCGCTCATCAATGATAAAATCCTTGCGCAACAACGGCAGCTTCACCACTTCGCGAATTTGCTTTAAATACTCCAGCGATCCTTGGAAAAACTTCTCATCCGTCAAGACCGACAAACAACTCGCACCAGCAGCTTCGTACGCCTTCGCGATCCGCACCGGATCAAAATCCTTGCAAATCACACCCGCCGATGGCGACGCCTTTTTGACCTCCGCAATCAAAGCCACCTTGCCCAACTTCGGCTTTCGCAAAGCTCCCGCAAAATCTCTTGCGCCCCCGCGCGCCTGCAACGCCGCCTTCAGGTCATCTGCCAAAATGTTCCGCTTCGGAAGCCGCGCAATCTCCACCTGCTTCTGCTCCACAATGGTATCGAGAATGTTCATGCGCTCCTATTCCTCCTCATCCCGCACACCCGCCATTCGTTTGCTCGGACACCCGGCCCGCAACCAGCCATTCACGTACGGATCCAAATCACCATCCATCACACCCTGCACGTCGCTCGTCTCCACGCCCGTGCGCAAATCCTTCACCATGCGATACGGCTGAAACACATAGCTACGAATCTGGTTACCCCACGACACACTCCCCTTCTCACCGTAAAAACGCTCCATCTCCTGCTTCTGCGCATCCAAACGCTGCGCGAAAATCCGTGACAACAACAACTTCATCGCCGTCGCGCGATTCTGATGCTGCGAACGCTGCGTCTGCGACGCCACCACCAACCCGGTCGGTATGTGCGTAATCCGCACCGCCGTTTCCACCTTGTTCACGTTCTGACCACCCTTGCCG from Pedosphaera parvula Ellin514 harbors:
- a CDS encoding tetratricopeptide repeat protein, whose protein sequence is MDSQKQKRQFWIVCLVLALGSFIIYFQLLHNGFINYDDPDYVTTNPHVKAGIRASNLFWAFTTGHASNWHPLTWISHMIDSSLFGANPTGHHLTSLLFHIANALLLFAFLNRTTGLLWRSAFVAALFAWHPLHVESVAWIAERKDVLSTLFWLLTMIAYVRYAEKPDRKKYLLTLLLFALGLLSKPMVVTLPFVLLLMDLWPLNRVILFNPGPESTTSPNVPTTAKAVCRPMNWNRLLLEKVPFLLLSVISCAVTFYVQKRSGAVATLDRISVLQRFDNAPVAYFRYVWKMVFPTDLAVLYPLQNWTALQVIGSVIFLLMVLSAVMFKVRRYPYLLAGWLWFVGTLIPVIGFVQVGMQSMADRYTYIPLIGLFIVVTWGICEMAASLKLPNSLISSAAVLILISCGVLTASQLQIWQNSVTLFKHTLDVTRDNVIARENLGFAYHELKQYDEAFNEFSAALKINPNEPHALLGMGMLCSDKGDYQKAIEYFNAALKNKIPRYAVTRLLLGNALFDQGKLPEAADQYREALRVEPDLLDANHRLGLVLFKLNLTREAISYFNAELRVESDLPDTRYLLGECYKKLGNLTAAIAHYQSALEITPDFIPARQQLGILLAQQGNTSEAQRHFQRIVELQPTNELAHFSLAATLELQGKLDEAAAHFSQAVRLAPTDYEALRRLAGIFVRQRQFGPAIQNLRYAEKLQPDSPKILANLASLLASCPQPELRNGPEALQLAQKAYELSDKSLTFLSILDVAYARIGQFDDAIKTAQKVQEQAVANNQRSLADAAAQRLELYRAGKAYEQ
- the trpC gene encoding indole-3-glycerol phosphate synthase TrpC; protein product: MNILDTIVEQKQVEIARLPKRNILADDLKAALQARGGARDFAGALRKPKLGKVALIAEVKKASPSAGVICKDFDPVRIAKAYEAAGASCLSVLTDEKFFQGSLEYLKQIREVVKLPLLRKDFIIDERQILEAIEWGADAILLIVAILSDAQLKHFHELATQAGLTALVEVHDEVELDRALAAGAIVVGVNNRDLKIFKVDLGTTERLAAKLRSATGGQSKLLVAESGIHTRADVERLEKCGSGAILVGESLVKHGDIKGKAAELLGV